Proteins encoded together in one Larus michahellis chromosome 4, bLarMic1.1, whole genome shotgun sequence window:
- the USB1 gene encoding U6 snRNA phosphodiesterase 1 isoform X2 yields MRAALVGYSSSEEEEEEDEDGGRRGGGAQGPPPASAGRPRLPVPAGLPGDPEETVSDDSSLHGGRVRRFPHERGSWATHVYLPYRVQEEFLELLELLVSRARTYVASLAAMEEFHLSLSQCVVLRYHWIDPFVRFLKERLAPFHRFFCVADQVKVYTNENKTRTFIGLEVSAGHFQLLELVSEVDRVLEEFDLPTFYKDPSFHISLAWCIGDMSGRLEGQCLRELQDIVDGFEDAALLLRVQWDQVRCKSGNKYFYFPLR; encoded by the exons ATGCGGGCCGCGCTGGTGGGGTACAGCAgctcagaggaggaagaggaggaggatgaggatgggggacgccggggcggcggcgcgcaGGGGCCTCCCCCGGCTAG cgccggccgcccccgcctGCCCGTCCCCGCCGGCCTGCCGGGCGATCCGGAGGAGACCGTTAGCGACGACAGCTCCCTGCACGGCGGCCGCGTCCGCCGCTTCCCCCACGAGCGGGGCAGCTGGGCCACGCACGTCTACCTGCCCT ACAGAGTCCAGGAGGaattcctggagctgctggagctgctggtctcaCGCGCTCGCACCTATGTCGCCTCGCTGGCTGCCATGGAGGAGTTCCACCTCAGCCTCTCGCAGTGCGTGGTGCTGCGCTACCACTGGATAGACCCCTTCGTCCGCTTCCTCAAGGAGCGCCTGGCCCCCTTCCACAG GTTCTTCTGCGTGGCTGACCAAGTGAAGGTTTACACCAATGAGAACAAAACCAG gacCTTTATTGGCTTGGAGGTCTCTGCTGGGCATTTCCAGCTGTTGGAGCTGGTCTCGGAGGTGGACAGAGTTCTGGAGGAGTTTGACCTTCCCACATTCTACAAG GACCCGTCGTTCCATATCAGCTTGGCCTGGTGCATCGGGGACATGTCTGGCAGGCTGGAAGGGCAGTGTCTGCGGGAGCTCCAG GACATCGTGGATGGGTTTGAGGATGCGGCGCTCCTGCTGCGTGTCCAATGGGACCAAGTCCGTTGCAAGTCGGGGAACAAGTACTTCTACTTCCCCTTGAGGTAG
- the USB1 gene encoding U6 snRNA phosphodiesterase 1 isoform X1 — protein sequence MRAALVGYSSSEEEEEEDEDGGRRGGGAQGPPPASAGRPRLPVPAGLPGDPEETVSDDSSLHGGRVRRFPHERGSWATHVYLPYRVQEEFLELLELLVSRARTYVASLAAMEEFHLSLSQCVVLRYHWIDPFVRFLKERLAPFHRFFCVADQVKVYTNENKTSHLRKSLASAVILCKPLVSVVVGEPQAGGFHSSGEKRSVHNMTRGRPVCWASICAAVSQQLKGPLLAWRSLLGISSCWSWSRRWTEFWRSLTFPHSTRTRRSISAWPGASGTCLAGWKGSVCGSSRTSWMGLRMRRSCCVSNGTKSVASRGTSTSTSP from the exons ATGCGGGCCGCGCTGGTGGGGTACAGCAgctcagaggaggaagaggaggaggatgaggatgggggacgccggggcggcggcgcgcaGGGGCCTCCCCCGGCTAG cgccggccgcccccgcctGCCCGTCCCCGCCGGCCTGCCGGGCGATCCGGAGGAGACCGTTAGCGACGACAGCTCCCTGCACGGCGGCCGCGTCCGCCGCTTCCCCCACGAGCGGGGCAGCTGGGCCACGCACGTCTACCTGCCCT ACAGAGTCCAGGAGGaattcctggagctgctggagctgctggtctcaCGCGCTCGCACCTATGTCGCCTCGCTGGCTGCCATGGAGGAGTTCCACCTCAGCCTCTCGCAGTGCGTGGTGCTGCGCTACCACTGGATAGACCCCTTCGTCCGCTTCCTCAAGGAGCGCCTGGCCCCCTTCCACAG GTTCTTCTGCGTGGCTGACCAAGTGAAGGTTTACACCAATGAGAACAAAACCAG CCACTTGCGCAAATCTTTAGCTTCAGCGGTGATTCTCTGCAAGCCGTTGGTCTCGGTGGTGGTGGGTGAACCTCAGGCTGGAGGATTTCATTCTTCTGGAGAGAAGAGATCTGTTCACAACATGACCCGAGGCAGGCCTGTCTGCTGGGCTTCGATTTGTGCTGCAGTTTCCCAGCAGCTAAAAG gacCTTTATTGGCTTGGAGGTCTCTGCTGGGCATTTCCAGCTGTTGGAGCTGGTCTCGGAGGTGGACAGAGTTCTGGAGGAGTTTGACCTTCCCACATTCTACAAG GACCCGTCGTTCCATATCAGCTTGGCCTGGTGCATCGGGGACATGTCTGGCAGGCTGGAAGGGCAGTGTCTGCGGGAGCTCCAG GACATCGTGGATGGGTTTGAGGATGCGGCGCTCCTGCTGCGTGTCCAATGGGACCAAGTCCGTTGCAAGTCGGGGAACAAGTACTTCTACTTCCCCTTGA
- the MMP15 gene encoding matrix metalloproteinase-15 translates to MAGGGGAPRRAGGALRAAGRLPPLLVLLVRLVLLAGATGEEINAEAWLRLYGYLPQPSRQMSTMHSAQTFSSALAEMQKFYGITVTGILDEETKAWMKRPRCGVPDQFGARMKSNMRRKRYALTGRRWSQSHLTFSIQNYTEKLGRYHSYEAVRRAFRVWEQATPLAFREVPYEEIRQKRKKEADIMVLFASGFHGDSSPFDGVGGFLAHAYFPGPGMGGDTHFDSDEPWTLENTDVSGNNLFLVAVHELGHSLGLEHSSNPSAIMAPFYQWMDTENFQLPEDDLKGIQQLYGTADGHPQPTEPLPTVTPRRPGRPDQRPPKPPPPGKPERPPKPGSPDRPDQYGPDICDGNFDTVAVLRGEMFVFKGRWFWRVRHNRVLDNYPMPIGHFWRGLPGDIDAAYERHDGRFVFFKGDRYWLFREANLEPGYPQPLVTYGQGIPYDSIDTAIWWEPTGHTFFFRGDRYWRFNEDTRSVDPGYPKPISVWTGIPPSPKGAFLSPDASSTYFYRGTKYWKFDNERLKTEPGYPKSILRDFMGCHTELVPDPHPRWPDGDRPPFNPDGDRRADGEEEEEEEEEEEEDEEDYSEGGHQPGGDVDVVVQIDEYTRTMSVVMVLVLLVLLLCILGLIYVIVQMQRKGAPRMLLYCKRSLQEWV, encoded by the exons ATGGCAGGAGGCGGGGGCGCCCCCCGTCGGGCGGGCGGGGCGCTGCGGGCGgccggccgcctcccgccctTACTGGTGCTACTGGTGCGACTGGTGCTGCTGGCGGGGGCGACGGGCGAGGAGATCAACGCGGAG GCATGGCTGCGGCTCTACGGCTACCTGCCGCAGCCCAGCCGGCAGATGTCCACCATGCACTCGGCTCAGACCTTCTCCTCCGCCCTTGCCGAGATGCAGAAGTTTTACGGCATCACTGTCACCGGCATCCTGGACGAGGAGACCAAGGC GTGGATGAAACGTCCCCGCTGCGGGGTCCCGGACCAGTTTGGGGCACGGATGAAGTCCAACATGCGGCGGAAGCGGTACGCACTGACGGGGCGGCGCTGGAGCCAGAGCCATCTCACCTTCAG CATCCAAAACTACACGGAGAAGCTGGGTCGGTACCACTCGTACGAGGCCGTCCGCCGAGCTTTCCGGGTGTGGGAGCAAGCCACGCCGCTGGCTTTCCGGGAGGTACCCTACGAGGAAATCCGACAGAAGCGGAAGAAGGAGGCCGACATCATGGTGCTCTTTGCCTCCGGCTTCCACGGAGACAGCTCCCCCTTCGACGGCGTCGGGGGGTTTTTGGCTCACGCCTATTTTCCTGGTCCTggcatggggggggacacgcatTTCGACTCAGATGAGCCCTGGACGCTGGAGAACACAGATGTTTCTG GGAACAACCTTTTCTTGGTGGCCGTGCACGAGCTGGGGCACTCACTGGGCTTGGAGCACTCCAGCAACCCCAGCGCTATCATGGCCCCCTTCTACCAGTGGATGGACACGGAGAACTTCCAGCTTCCTGAGGATGACCTCAAGGGCATCCAACAGCTGTACG GTACCGCGGATGGGCACCCTCAGCCCACTGAGCCTTTGCCCACCGTGACACCCCGGAGACCTGGCAGGCCAGACCAGAGACCCCCTAAACCGCCCCCGCCGGGGAAACCGGAGCGACCCCCCAAACCCGGCAGCCCAGACCGACCTGACCAGTATGGCCCCGACATCTGCGATGGGAACTTTGATACGGTGGCAGTGCTGCGTGGGGAGATGTTTGTGTTCAAG GGCCGGTGGTTCTGGAGGGTCCGACACAACCGGGTGCTGGACAACTACCCCATGCCCATTGGGCACTTCTGGCGGGGCCTCCCTGGGGACATCGATGCCGCCTATGAGAGGCACGACGGGAGGTTCGTCTTCTTTAAAG GTGACCGGTACTGGCTCTTCCGAGAAGCCAACCTGGAGCCCGGGTACCCACAGCCTCTGGTCACCTACGGGCAGGGCATCCCCTACGACAGCATCGACACGGCCATCTGGTGGGAACCCACGGGGCACACCTTCTTCTTCCGTGGGGACAG ATACTGGCGCTTTAATGAAGACACCCGCTCGGTGGACCCTGGGTACCCGAAGCCCATCTCTGTCTGGACGGGCATCCCTCCCTCACCTAAGGGTGCCTTCCTCAGCCCGGACGCCT cttccacCTACTTCTACAGAGGCACAAAGTACTGGAAATTTGACAACGAGCGGCTCAAGACGGAGCCAGGTTATCCTAAATCCATTTTACGGGACTTCATGGGCTGTCACACGGAGCTGGTCCCGGACCCCCATCCCCGCTGGCCCGATGGGGACCGACCCCCCTTTAACCCTGATGGGGACAGGCGGGCCGatggcgaggaggaggaagaggaggaggaggaggaggaagaagatgaggaggattACAGCGAGGGCGGCCACCAGCCGGGTGGGGACGTGGACGTGGTGGTGCAGATCGACGAGTACACGCGTACCATGAGCGTCGTCatggtgctggtgctgctggtgctgctgctctgcatccTCGGCCTCATCTACGTCATCGTCCAGATGCAGAGGAAGGGCGCGCCCCGAATGCTCCTGTACTGCAAGCGCTCCTTGCAGGAGTGGGTCTGA
- the ZNF319 gene encoding zinc finger protein 319, translating into MSESWQQPQQQPQQQPPPPQQHHAGAAALPEHSIPPSTADNPLGCAVYGILLQPDPGLQHHQHAPIQAGEPSHKCGVCGHDLAHLSNPHDHQCLPGHDRSFQCTQCLKIFHQATDLLEHQCIQVEQKPFVCGVCKMGFSLLTSLAQHHNVHNGNAMKCSICEKTYKPPEAEHSQPLDPSEKPYSCSICQKTFKHLSELSRHERIHTGEKPYKCTLCDKSFSQSSHLVHHKRTHSSERPYKCTVCEKTFKHRSHLVRHMYAHSGEHLFKCNICELHFKESSELLQHPCTPSGERPFRCGECQKAFKRPSDLRQHERTHSEERPFKCDLCQMSFKQQYALMRHRRTHKAEEPFKCNLCEKGFVQPSHLVYHQHVHGIENLFKCNVCQKGFNQSSELLRHKCVQNAERPFKCAVCNKSYKRASALQKHQLAHCAEKPLKCTLCERRFFSSSEFVQHRCDPAREKPLKCPDCEKRFKYASDLQRHRRVHTGEKPYKCPSCEKAFKQREHLNKHHSVHAREQQYKCMWCGERFLDLGLLQEHSVQHTAEGTYQVAACLP; encoded by the coding sequence ATGTCAGAAagctggcagcagccacagcagcaaccacagcagcagccgccgccaccACAGCAGCACCACGCTGGGGCAGCCGCCCTCCCAGAGCACTCCATCCCGCCCAGCACTGCTGACAACCCCTTGGGCTGTGCTGTCTACGGCATCCTGCTCCAGCCAGACCCCGGGCTGCAGCACCACCAGCACGCCCCCATCCAGGCTGGAGAGCCGTCCCACAAATGCGGTGTGTGTGGCCACGACCTTGCCCACCTCTCCAACCCCCATGACCACCAGTGCTTGCCAGGCCATGACCGCTCTTTCCAGTGTACCCAGTGCCTGAAGATCTTCCACCAGGCCACTGACCTCCTCGAACACCAGTGCATCCAGGTGGAGCAGAAGCCCTTTGTGTGCGGTGTCTGCAAGATGGGCTTCTCCCTCCTGACCTCGCTGGCACAGCACCACAATGTCCACAATGGCAATGCTATGAAGTGCTCTATCTGTGAGAAGACCTACAAGCCTCCCGAGGCGGAGCATTCGCAGCCTCTCGACCCCTCGGAGAAGCCCTACAGCTGCTCCATCTGTCAGAAAACCTTCAAGCACCTCTCGGAGCTTTCCCGGCACGAGCGCATCCACACGGGTGAGAAGCCGTACAAGTGCACACTATGTGACAAGAGCTTCAGCCAGTCGTCCCACCTGGTGCACCACAAACGGACGCACAGCTCAGAGCGGCCCTACAAGTGCACAGTGTGCGAGAAGACCTTCAAGCACCGGTCCCACCTGGTGCGCCACATGTACGCACACTCGGGGGAGCACCTCTTCAAGTGCAACATCTGCGAGCTGCATTTCAAGGAGtcctcagagctgctgcagcacccCTGCACGCCCAGCGGGGAGCGGCCCTTCCGCTGTGGCGAGTGCCAGAAGGCCTTCAAGCGCCCCTCAGACCTGCGGCAGCACGAGCGCACGCACAGCGAGGAGCGGCCCTTCAAGTGTGACCTCTGCCAGATGAGCTTCAAGCAGCAGTATGCGCTCATGCGCCATCGCCGCACGCACAAGGCCGAGGAGCCCTTCAAGTGCAACCTGTGCGAGAAGGGCTTCGTGCAGCCCTCGCACTTGGTGTACCACCAGCACGTGCATGGCATAGAAAACCTCTTCAAGTGCAACGTGTGCCAGAAAGGCTTCAACCAGTCCTCAGAGCTGCTGCGGCACAAGTGCGTGCAGAATGCAGAGCGGCCCTTCAAGTGCGCAGTGTGCAACAAGTCCTACAAGCGGgcctcagctctgcagaagcacCAGCTGGCCCACTGCGCCGAGAAGCCGCTCAAGTGCACGCTCTGCGAGAGAcgtttcttctcctcctccgagTTTGTGCAGCACCGCTGCGACCCAGCCCGCGAGAAGCCCCTCAAGTGCCCCGACTGTGAAAAGCGGTTCAAGTACGCCTCGGACCTGCAGCGCCACCGGCGCGTGCACACGGGCGAGAAGCCCTACAAGTGCCCCTCCTGCGAGAAGGCCTTCAAGCAGCGCGAGCACCTCAACAAGCACCACAGCGTGCACGCCCGGGAGCAGCAGTACAAGTGCATGTGGTGCGGGGAACGGTTCCTGGACTTGGgcctgctgcaggagcacagtGTCCAGCACACAGCCGAGGGCACCTACCAGGTGGCCGCCTGCTTGCCGTGA